A genome region from Triticum aestivum cultivar Chinese Spring chromosome 2B, IWGSC CS RefSeq v2.1, whole genome shotgun sequence includes the following:
- the LOC123043913 gene encoding uncharacterized protein: MRAAPATASGAAAFPTPADVALAGALLCLADSPPAPLLPTVSDELPSYSGSSSSYSVTSARSCVSDAARRSRPIDPLRVLAVIASLRRIDPKVLAQATSKLFQGEPAKRRKGVWIEVINGEEEDGEESERASVVASEGSTITGAASSRSTATSGRCRRPPLASGGCESLVRRADSIMKWLSRPKAAPATETAIRAAVGDNAVTSKALRWLLKQKRGLRRAGTGGRPDPYVYMIAG, encoded by the exons ATGAGAGCGGCCCCCGCCACCGCCTCCGGCGCGGCGGCCTTCCCCACCCCCGCCGACGTCGCCCTCGCCGGCGCGCTGCTCTGCCTCGCCGACTCCCCGCCCGCGCCGCTCCTCCCCACCGTCAG CGACGAGCTCCCCTCCtactccggctcctcctcctcctactccgtCACCTCGGCGAGGTCGTGCGTGTCCGACGCGGCGCGCCGCAGCCGCCCCATTGACCCCCTACGCGTGCTCGCCGTCATCGCCTCCCTCCGCCGCATCGACCCCAAG GTACTGGCGCAGGCGACCAGCAAGCTGTTCCAGGGCGAGCCGGCGAAGAGGCGGAAGGGAGTGTGGATCGAGGTCATcaacggcgaggaggaggacggggaggagaGCGAGAGGGCCAGCGTGGTGGCCAGCGAGGGGAGCACCATCACGGGAGCCGCGTCCTCCCGCTCCACGGCCACGTCGGGGAGATGCCGCCGACCTCCGCTGGCGAGCGGTGGTTGTGAGAGTCTGGTGCGGAGAGCGGACTCGATCATGAAGTGGCTCTCGCGGCCGAAGGCGGCACCGGCCACGGAGACGGCCATCCGCGCCGCCGTCGGCGACAACGCTGTAACCAGCAAGGCTCTGCGCTG GTTGCTGAAGCAGAAGAGAGGGTTGCGTCGTGCAGGCACTGGTGGCCGCCCGGATCCGTATGTGTACATG ATTGCAGGCTGA